Below is a genomic region from Leptotrichia shahii.
TAAAGTAATTCCTTTAAATCTGTTATCAGCATTTCCACTTCAATTTTATCTTCAAGCTCAACATCCATAATGTATCCCCATAGTATATTTATTTGATCTGCTCCAAATTTTTCATTTATAATCATAGTTACTTCCTGTAAATCTGTTAATCCAATATCTGCTCCTGCTGTAATGCTTAACAGTATCTTTCTCGCTTTTGGAAGATTTTTTATAAAAGGGCTGTTTATTATTTGTTCTGTAGCAAGTTTTACCTTATCCTGCCCTTCACCTTTACCAAATACCATTACACCTTCCCCTGAATTTCCTAGCATTATTTTTACATCATCAAAATCAAGATTCACTATCCCTTGTTTTTTTATTAGATTTGTTATAAATTCTATATTTTTTATAAAAATTTCATCTCTTTTTTCAAATAATTTATCAAAAGTTGCACTAGAATCTGCTTCCACTAATTTTTTAAGAGGCAAAACTATAGCAGTATCAGAAACTTCTTCTAATTTCTTGATTTCTTCAGTTACTCCATTTGAATTAATTGATGTAGCAACTACAACCACTGTCAATATTCCCATTGTTTTTGCAACTTCTGAAACAATGCAAGCTATCTCGTTATTCTTCTTTTCAGACATTTCTGTCAAAATAAATACTAAATTAGTATTTTTGAATGCACTCTTCACTTTTTCACTTAAATCTTCAGAAACCAATATTTTTGATCCTACATTCAGTTTATCCAAATTCCCTTGATTTGCATCAATTCCCACAAATTCAACTTCCGCAATCTCTTTTTTCATCATCTTATTCAAGATATCATTTCCCACTGTACCGATTCCGACAACTTTTATTCCAACACCGTCCATATTTTTCTCCTTTATATATAAAGTTTTCTTTTTCCAGATTTTAACATATTTTTACCAAATATATTCTATATATATTTCTACAGAGAATTCCTCCCACCTACCCATCTATGAAAAAGATATATTTTATTTAAGGGATGGAATGGAGGATGGACGTAAAAAAATAAAATCATATAAATCTTGTTTAGAAGAATTAAGAGAAAGTACAGGATATAACGAACACATGAAGCTAGGTAATAAGATTGTTGCTAAAACCTTTGATGAAATAATAAAAGTTTTAGCTGATGTTATGGTATTGAATGCAGAAGATACAGTCACAATAAATCAAACAAAATTACCAGCATATGTTGTTCAAGAGAGATTTAGAGAATTAGATTCTTTGCATATGGAGTATCTTGTAAATGCTTTATCAGAGAACGAATCGAAAATAAGAAATGTAAGAGCTTTTATTTTAACGGCAGCATATAATGCGCCAAGCAATATGGATGCCTATTATACAGCACTTGTTAGTTATGATATGAGGGTAGGAGGTTACTGATGATAAATGAAGAAATTTCTAATAGAGTAGTTAACATTGAAGTTAATGTATTAAAGGCAACTTATCAAGAAATCTTAAGCCAAGTAAAGAAGTTACAACAGAGATCAAAACAACATGGTGGCTTAGATAAACTTATCAAGGCGGAGGGAAATGAAGTAAAACTCAAAGATATGGTTAAGAAAGGTCAGCTTGAAGAAATCAATGTTAAAGATGGTGAATTAAAAGAACTAAAAAAAGAATTGAATAAACATGGTGTTAAATTCTCAGTGATGCAAGATAAGGAAACAGGTACACATGCTGTATTCTTCCAAGCAAAAGATACAAAAGTTATGAATAAAGCTTTTCAAAATGTGCTTTCAAATATTGAAAAGAAAGAGAAAAATAAGGAGTCAATTCATAAAAACATAGAGAAATTTAAAGAGATGGCTAAGAATACTATTTCTAGAGATAAAGTCAAGAATAAACAAAAGGAGCAGGGCCTATGATAGATAAGATACTAAAGGACATCAAAGGCTTATTTAAGGTGCAAGATAAGGCAAAGTTTTTCAAGCAGAACATTCCCTATCTTGCATTTTTCTATGTTGGTAATATTTTTTCTCACCGTGTAAGAGCATATACTGGTGGCGATGTGATAGACAAAATCTTTCAGGGAATATTAGAGCTTAACACCATGAGCTTTATTCCGAGTATTCATCCAACTGATATTTTAATGGGCGTGGGAGTAGCTGCTTTAATTAAGTTTGTTGTCTATACCAAAGGTAAAAATGCAAAAAAGTTTAGGCAAGGTAAAGAGTATGGATCAGCAAGATGGGGAACGACAAAAGATATTTAGAGTGGTTTATAATAAAGTAATGAATGGACATATTCCCAAATACGAGGCTTCCTTAAAATATTAAATTTTATCCATACTGACCACTCAAGCCATGTGGAGACGGTAGTATTATTGTCAAGAAAATAGAATAACAAGCTATAAAACTGTCGAAATAGGTGGCTTTTAGGATTTTAAAAGAAATCAGTTCTATAATAAATTAAAAATCGTGTTGGTAGAAAAATCGTCTACTTCTACCAACACGATTTTACAAAGAGCCAGTACTTACATCTCTTTTTCTCCTGTAAAACTATTGTATCTTGATACTTTAAGGAGTTTCAATCATTCGATCTGTTAACCGTTATTTTTTGGATCTAAACTTAATAACATAGCATTAATGGCGACGATGACTGTTGACACAGACATTAGGATTGCTCCTAATGCAGGGCTTAATGTGATACCAATAGGAGCCAAAATTCCTGCAGCTAGAGGGATAGCTATAAAGTTATAACCAGCTCCCCAAAATAGGTTTTGTTTCATTTTACGAGTTGTTTTGTGTGCTAATTCAATGAATGATTCAATATCTCCTGGATCGGATTGAGTCAATATGACATCAGCTGAATCCAACGCAACTTGAGTTCCAGCACCTATAGCTATACCAACATCTGCTAAGGCAAGAGAAGGAGCATCATTTACACCATCACCTACCATGATAACTTTCTTTCCTTCATCTTTAAGTGTTTTAACTAACTCATATTTGTCTTGTGGAGATTGATTTGATCTATATTCAATCCCTAAATCTACTGCCGCGCCTTGAGCCGCTTTTTCATTATCACCTGTTGCCATAATTGGTCGAATATTGTTCTTTTTAAGAGCTTTAATTAACTCTTTACTCGTTGGTTTTAATTCGTCCCCTAAAGCTACAGCACCAATGGCATCATCGTTTTCTACTAAGACACTAAGAGTTGCTCCTTTTGGAGTATCCATATCAAGATTACGTCCATAGGCTTTTTGACTGATTAATTGGTAACGGTGCCCACCTGCTTTACCCTCTACTCCAGAACCGGAAATCACATCAATCGAATCAAAAGATGCTGGACGTATATTTTGCTGCTCGGCGAAACTTATAATTGATTGAGCAATTGGGTGGCTAGATCCTCCTTCAATACCTGCCAATAAGGCAATGATTTCCTCTTTTGTATATTTGTCATTAAGAAGTTTTACATCTAATACTTTAAATTCACCAGTTGTTAAAGTACCCGTTTTATCTAAAATCATCACATCTGCATCTTGAGCTATTTCTAAGGCTTGGCGGTCTTTTACTAGTAAGCCACGGCTAGCTCCTAAGCTTGTGCTACGGGCGGTTACCAATGGAATAGCCAGACCCAATGCGTGCGGACAAGCAATAACTAATGTAGTAATAGTAAATATAACTGCCGTTGGGATATCTCCAATAATCATCCACACTACAAAAGCAATTAGCGCGACAATAACAGCAATATAGAAGAGCCACCCTGCAACCTTTTGCGCAATACTTTCTGCCCTGGAAGGCTGACTTTGAGCTTGGCTAATTAAAGTCTGTACTTGAGAGATAAAGGATTGATCACCTGTCTCAAGCACTTTAATATAAAGTACCCCTTCTCCATTTGTTGAGCCCCCGATTACTTCATCGCCAGGGCCTTTTTTAACTGCTTTTGATTCTCCAGTCAAAAGAGCTTCATTTAAACGTGATTCGCCACGCTCGATAATCCCGTCTGCTGGCACATTTTCTCCGGCTTGAACACGAATTAAATCACCTACCTTTAAGTCAGCAACTGGTCGTGTTTCAATTGAATCGTCTTCTAATACAACGTGAGCATCTTTCGGCACTAACTTAGCCAATTCTGCTTGTGCGTCTCCTGCTTCTCCAATAGCTTTCATCTCAATCCAGTGACCTAATAGCATGATTAATAGTAATGAAGCAAATTCAAAGAAAAAGTCCATCACGTGTTCACCCGTTACGTAGGTAATGATCACAGCATAAATACTGTATAAATATGAAACACTTAAACCTAAAGAAACGAGTGCCATCATTCCAGGTTTTTTTTGTTTAAATTCGTCAACTGCACCTTGATAGAATGGACGTCCACCATAAATAATTAATATAGTAGATAAAATAGCTACTACAATATCAGAATATGGAAAAGTAAACTGGAATGGTAGTTCAAATCCATGCAAAGGGACTAAGAGCATAATAATGATTCCTAGTGGCAATGACTTTAAGAAAAGTTCCTTAAAGCTTCCGTGATGATGGTGGGCATGCCCACTGTGCCCGCTGTGATCATGCCCAGCATGATGTTCTTGATTTTTATCCTTATGGTCTCCATGTTCATCTGTGATTCCATGCTCGTGTTTTAACTTATCCATGTCGTCATAATCATGGTGATTATGAGACGAATATCTGTTGTCATTATTCATTTTAAATTCCTCCTTATACTTAATGATGATGTAAATGACATTCACATTGTCCTTCTGGACAATTGCAATCCACTTCTTCTAATGCGAAAGATTTTTTCATCTCTAATATTTTTTCTAGTCGATCTATATCATCGAAGCTTAAAACATGATCTTCAATGATGCTTCCTATTACATTTCCGACTTTCTTATTGCAAATACGGTTAAAAATATCTTCTACATAATCCCTTACAGCTTCTTTCTCTTCAATATTGGCAGTGTAAATAAACTTTCTACCTTCTTGCTCTGTATTTAGTACGCCTTTTTCAACTAATCGACCTAAGATCGTTTTGATAGTGGATTGTGTCCAATCCATTTTTTCTTTCAATACGGAAATGATTTTTTTACTAGTTACTCGATCATTTGCCCAAACTACACGCATGACTTCCCATTCTGCATCTGTAATATGAGTATTAAATTCTATTGTGCTCATTCTCCTTTCTCCTAGTTGTCTACAGATGTAAACGAACATGCTCAAAATAAGTATACCATTGTAAACGAATTGTGTCAAGTCTTTTTAATAAATGTAAGCAACGCTTATAGCTTTTTATCTCTCCACTTCTTTTCCATAATAATTTTCATAGTTTTTCCTATATTGAACAAGGTTAGAAAATTGTTCTTTATTTAAAGGGGCTGTCTCAAAATGGTTAAAATTTTGAGTTCAGCTTCTATTTTTTTGTTCAAATTAAAAGCTCTCTAAATTTTTTACAGTTGCATTTAAAGTTGCTTCATTTTAAGGCAGTGCAACACCTGTTTTTATCTGTCCTTCATTTTAAGGTAGCGGAACACCTGTTTTTAAACTTTTTCTTTCAATGTAATTATATCATATCTAATTGATTAGTTAATAGTTTTTCTTTTTTTATTTATAAATTTTTAAATTATTTTTATTAATCGCAAAAATCTGTTGCAATCAAATATACTTTTACATAGCTCCCTTTTTGTTCAAAATCTTCAGGATTTTCAAATTTAGTTTCTTCAAAGACTGTTCCCCATGCGAGAAATAAGGCTGGATTTTCGGAACTTTTGGCTACTGCTGTGACGATTTGGCTGATTTCTTCTAGGCGTATGTCATTTCCTGAGGTTATATTCATTAGTATTTTTCCTGCTCCTTTTATTGAACGATCTAGAAGTGGGGTATTTAGTGCCTGTTCTACTGCTTTTTTTACTCTGTCCTCTCCGTCTGCTTTTCCAAAGCCCAATACTGTTTTGCCTGAATTTTGCAATATAGACTTAATGTCTGCAAAGTCCAAATTTACAATTCCCTGTTTTTTTATTAAGTCCAGTATTCCCTTTACAATTGTTACAAAGGCTTTTTCTCCTTTTTCATAGATATTTGCCATTGGAAGATTTATGTATAAATCATTCAATCTTTGATATGGAATAACTATTATTGTATCAGCGAAATGTTTTAATCTTTCCTTCCCCTTTTTAGCAAGTTTTATTTTATTCAGGTCTTCAAAATCAAAAGGCTTTGATACTATTGCAACCGTTAGTATATTCATAGATTTCGCAATTTCTGCCACAGCTGATGAAAGTAGCGTTCCTGTTTTTTCTCCCATTTCAGCTATTATAAACACCATATCTGCATTTTGAAATTCTTTTTCTGTTTGTTTTCTTAAATCCTCCATCGCTTCAAATGAAGTTATTGACGACACAAATATTTTTTTGGGAGCTTTTGAACTGTCTAAATTCAGCTTTTCCGTATCTATCGTTATAAAATCAGCCTTTACAATGTTATTTAATATCATTTTATTTATTACATTACTTCCTGTTTTTCCCAAAGCCACTATTTTTATTTTTACACCATTTAACGTGTTTTTCATATCAGTCCCCCGACCTCTGCGTTCCTACAAGCGATGTTACCCACTATTTTTCCTCCTAGATAATCTATATTTCAAGACACTATTTATTAATATTTTTCTTTAATCTATTTTTTAATCACAGTTCTTTAATATATCACAAGACCCTTTATTTTTTATTTTAAAAATATTGATTTTATATTTTAACTTAACTCTTTTTTAAAATTATATCAAATTTGATTAGTAAATAAATAAACAAATATTATAAAATTATAGAAAAATATTACTATATTTCATTTTTTTTTATCAATTTTTGGACTATACTATTCTTGTAGATACAAAAAATATTTAAATATAAATCGGGAGGCGGTTTTATGAAATCTAGAAGTCTACTATTATTTTTAATACTATCTTTAGCTTTATTTTCAGTAGTATTATCAAATAAAAATCGTAAAAACAGAAATGAAAATAAACCGAAAAAAGAAAATATGATTCAGACAGGGAACGAAAACATCAGGGAAATCTATCTTGCTGGTGGCTGTTTCTGGGGTCTTGAGGCATATATGGAAAGAATCGACGGGGTAAAGGATGCTACGGTTGGCTATGCGAATGGTAAAACTGAAAAAACGAGTTATAATATTGTCGCATCAACGGATCACGCAGAAACAGTTCACGTAAAATATGACGCGAACAAAATTTCTTTGAGCAAGCTTCTTAAATATTATTTTCAAGTTGTAGATCCTACTAGCATTAATCAGCAGGGAAATGATAGAGGCAGACAATACAGAACAGGGATTTATTATACTAATCCCAAAGATAAAGAAATTATTTTACAGGAAATTGAAGAAGAGCAGAAAAAATATACAGATAAAATTCAAGTTGAAGTTCAGCCTTTGAAAAATTATATACTCGCAGAAGAATACCATCAGGACTATTTGAAAAAAAATCCTAACGGATAT
It encodes:
- a CDS encoding FtsZ/tubulin family protein, translating into MDGVGIKVVGIGTVGNDILNKMMKKEIAEVEFVGIDANQGNLDKLNVGSKILVSEDLSEKVKSAFKNTNLVFILTEMSEKKNNEIACIVSEVAKTMGILTVVVVATSINSNGVTEEIKKLEEVSDTAIVLPLKKLVEADSSATFDKLFEKRDEIFIKNIEFITNLIKKQGIVNLDFDDVKIMLGNSGEGVMVFGKGEGQDKVKLATEQIINSPFIKNLPKARKILLSITAGADIGLTDLQEVTMIINEKFGADQINILWGYIMDVELEDKIEVEMLITDLKELL
- a CDS encoding DUF6017 domain-containing protein is translated as MEDGRKKIKSYKSCLEELRESTGYNEHMKLGNKIVAKTFDEIIKVLADVMVLNAEDTVTINQTKLPAYVVQERFRELDSLHMEYLVNALSENESKIRNVRAFILTAAYNAPSNMDAYYTALVSYDMRVGGY
- a CDS encoding PcfB family protein; translated protein: MINEEISNRVVNIEVNVLKATYQEILSQVKKLQQRSKQHGGLDKLIKAEGNEVKLKDMVKKGQLEEINVKDGELKELKKELNKHGVKFSVMQDKETGTHAVFFQAKDTKVMNKAFQNVLSNIEKKEKNKESIHKNIEKFKEMAKNTISRDKVKNKQKEQGL
- a CDS encoding heavy metal translocating P-type ATPase, with the translated sequence MNNDNRYSSHNHHDYDDMDKLKHEHGITDEHGDHKDKNQEHHAGHDHSGHSGHAHHHHGSFKELFLKSLPLGIIIMLLVPLHGFELPFQFTFPYSDIVVAILSTILIIYGGRPFYQGAVDEFKQKKPGMMALVSLGLSVSYLYSIYAVIITYVTGEHVMDFFFEFASLLLIMLLGHWIEMKAIGEAGDAQAELAKLVPKDAHVVLEDDSIETRPVADLKVGDLIRVQAGENVPADGIIERGESRLNEALLTGESKAVKKGPGDEVIGGSTNGEGVLYIKVLETGDQSFISQVQTLISQAQSQPSRAESIAQKVAGWLFYIAVIVALIAFVVWMIIGDIPTAVIFTITTLVIACPHALGLAIPLVTARSTSLGASRGLLVKDRQALEIAQDADVMILDKTGTLTTGEFKVLDVKLLNDKYTKEEIIALLAGIEGGSSHPIAQSIISFAEQQNIRPASFDSIDVISGSGVEGKAGGHRYQLISQKAYGRNLDMDTPKGATLSVLVENDDAIGAVALGDELKPTSKELIKALKKNNIRPIMATGDNEKAAQGAAVDLGIEYRSNQSPQDKYELVKTLKDEGKKVIMVGDGVNDAPSLALADVGIAIGAGTQVALDSADVILTQSDPGDIESFIELAHKTTRKMKQNLFWGAGYNFIAIPLAAGILAPIGITLSPALGAILMSVSTVIVAINAMLLSLDPKNNG
- a CDS encoding CopY/TcrY family copper transport repressor, whose protein sequence is MSTIEFNTHITDAEWEVMRVVWANDRVTSKKIISVLKEKMDWTQSTIKTILGRLVEKGVLNTEQEGRKFIYTANIEEKEAVRDYVEDIFNRICNKKVGNVIGSIIEDHVLSFDDIDRLEKILEMKKSFALEEVDCNCPEGQCECHLHHH
- a CDS encoding cell division protein FtsZ, which produces MKNTLNGVKIKIVALGKTGSNVINKMILNNIVKADFITIDTEKLNLDSSKAPKKIFVSSITSFEAMEDLRKQTEKEFQNADMVFIIAEMGEKTGTLLSSAVAEIAKSMNILTVAIVSKPFDFEDLNKIKLAKKGKERLKHFADTIIVIPYQRLNDLYINLPMANIYEKGEKAFVTIVKGILDLIKKQGIVNLDFADIKSILQNSGKTVLGFGKADGEDRVKKAVEQALNTPLLDRSIKGAGKILMNITSGNDIRLEEISQIVTAVAKSSENPALFLAWGTVFEETKFENPEDFEQKGSYVKVYLIATDFCD
- the msrB gene encoding peptide-methionine (R)-S-oxide reductase MsrB, whose translation is MKSRSLLLFLILSLALFSVVLSNKNRKNRNENKPKKENMIQTGNENIREIYLAGGCFWGLEAYMERIDGVKDATVGYANGKTEKTSYNIVASTDHAETVHVKYDANKISLSKLLKYYFQVVDPTSINQQGNDRGRQYRTGIYYTNPKDKEIILQEIEEEQKKYTDKIQVEVQPLKNYILAEEYHQDYLKKNPNGYCHIDVSKADEVIIDPKDYPKPSDEELKKRLTPLQYSVTQKKNTEHSFSNEYWDNHEAGIYVDITTGEPLFSSKDKYDSGCGWPSFTKPISKDVVTYANDTSFNMVRTEVLSRSGKAHLGHVFDDGPKDKGGLRYCINSASIKFIPLKDMEKEHYGYLIKLVQ